The Candidatus Anaeroferrophillus wilburensis genome window below encodes:
- a CDS encoding DMT family transporter, whose amino-acid sequence MIKKLFPFLCLILATLCWGGNFVLGRLIHSDIPPIALNFWRWTGAIICLLPISGIKLWQYRSIIRRNLGITTILAVTGVTGFNSCIYVALHSTTAINAALMIATVPLMVPPLSFLLLKTPLTISQLMGTVVSLIGALIFITHGKLLQIGSLQFVRGDFLVLTAAFLWSVYTVLYNRRPKDIPPIDFLLIISIWGTIILSPFYIGEIVLHGGFPVNAANLLAIAYVAVFASVVAFISWNYAVSQIGPNKSGLFAHCMPLFSTLLAIFFLKEKLYLFHLVGVAFVAVGIVVSSRAGIRVASVGTESPTPGNTN is encoded by the coding sequence ATGATAAAAAAACTGTTCCCCTTTCTGTGTCTGATCCTGGCAACCTTGTGCTGGGGTGGGAACTTTGTTCTCGGCCGCCTGATTCACAGCGATATTCCCCCCATTGCCTTGAATTTCTGGCGCTGGACCGGCGCAATCATCTGTCTGCTGCCCATTTCCGGGATTAAATTATGGCAGTACCGCAGCATCATCAGGCGCAACCTGGGCATCACCACCATTCTGGCGGTTACCGGGGTGACCGGTTTCAACAGCTGCATCTATGTGGCGCTCCATTCCACCACGGCGATTAATGCCGCCCTGATGATTGCCACTGTACCGCTGATGGTGCCGCCCCTGTCCTTTTTGCTGTTGAAAACACCGCTGACTATTTCTCAACTCATGGGTACCGTTGTTTCTCTGATCGGCGCCCTGATCTTCATCACCCACGGCAAGCTGCTGCAGATTGGCAGTCTCCAGTTCGTCAGAGGAGATTTTCTCGTGCTGACCGCTGCCTTCCTCTGGTCAGTCTACACGGTGCTTTACAACCGTCGTCCAAAAGATATCCCCCCCATCGATTTCCTGCTGATTATCTCCATCTGGGGGACGATCATTCTGTCGCCGTTCTATATCGGGGAAATTGTGCTTCACGGCGGCTTTCCCGTGAATGCCGCCAATCTGCTGGCCATTGCCTATGTTGCCGTTTTTGCCTCAGTGGTGGCCTTTATTTCCTGGAACTACGCGGTTTCCCAGATTGGCCCCAATAAATCTGGGCTGTTCGCCCACTGCATGCCGCTCTTCAGTACATTGCTGGCGATATTTTTTCTCAAAGAGAAGCTTTATCTCTTTCATCTGGTGGGAGTGGCCTTTGTGGCGGTCGGCATAGTTGTTTCCTCGCGGGCCGGAATCAGGGTTGCTAGCGTTGGCACGGAGAGTCCGACACCTGGCAATACAAATTGA
- a CDS encoding methyltransferase domain-containing protein gives MNKGWNAGALLTASSAYWRGCTLQAGVRLGIFTIIDDQRLCVAEIAAQIEADERGTELLLNGLAAMGLLEKEDSHYGNSAPARQFLCRTSSDYLGHIILHHHHLLDGWAQLHEAVKTGLPVEKRSYGEEHERESFLLGMFNLAVVIAPRVAARIDLAGRRRLLDLGGGPGTYAIHFCLANPNLGAVIYDLPTTRPFALETVAHYGLSDRIDFVAGDCLAAPLAGGPFDVAWLSHLLHSNSYNDCQRIIDKTVAALAPGGLLMIHEFILDDTRDGPEFPALFSLNMLINTYGGRSYSEAEIRGMLLQAGVRDVVRHPFQGPNNSTIMVGIV, from the coding sequence GTGAATAAAGGCTGGAACGCCGGTGCCCTGCTCACCGCTTCAAGTGCCTACTGGCGCGGCTGTACCCTGCAAGCCGGGGTCAGGCTGGGCATTTTTACCATAATCGATGATCAGCGGTTGTGCGTTGCGGAGATTGCGGCACAGATTGAGGCTGACGAACGGGGTACCGAACTGCTCCTCAACGGCCTGGCAGCGATGGGGCTGCTGGAGAAGGAGGACAGCCATTATGGCAATAGTGCTCCGGCGCGGCAGTTTCTCTGCCGTACCTCTTCCGATTATCTTGGCCATATCATTCTGCACCACCACCATCTTCTCGATGGCTGGGCGCAACTCCATGAGGCGGTGAAAACCGGCCTGCCGGTGGAAAAACGCAGTTATGGAGAGGAGCATGAGCGGGAAAGCTTCCTGTTGGGGATGTTCAATCTGGCGGTGGTCATTGCTCCCCGGGTGGCCGCCCGGATCGATCTTGCCGGCCGCCGACGTTTGCTTGATCTCGGGGGTGGCCCGGGCACCTATGCGATCCACTTCTGCCTTGCCAACCCGAATCTGGGTGCGGTTATCTATGATCTGCCCACTACCCGCCCCTTTGCCCTGGAGACGGTGGCGCACTACGGTTTGAGCGACCGGATTGACTTTGTTGCCGGCGACTGTCTTGCTGCCCCCCTGGCTGGCGGACCTTTTGATGTTGCCTGGCTTTCCCATCTGCTGCACAGCAACAGTTATAATGACTGCCAGCGGATCATTGATAAGACGGTGGCGGCTCTGGCGCCGGGTGGTCTGCTCATGATTCATGAGTTTATTCTTGATGACACCAGGGATGGACCGGAATTTCCGGCCCTGTTTTCTTTGAATATGTTGATCAACACCTACGGCGGCCGGTCATATTCGGAAGCGGAAATCCGTGGGATGCTGCTGCAGGCCGGGGTCAGGGATGTTGTCAGACATCCCTTCCAGGGGCCAAACAATTCGACAATCATGGTCGGGATTGTCTGA
- a CDS encoding acyl-CoA thioesterase, which translates to MVEKRKFFLKLPVRFRDLDAMGHVNNATYFTYMEEARKEFFGAVFNSSSPDDFPFVLASISCTFIRPVQLRESMLAASVLVSRLGGRSFTFNYEIYRPDDSAWLFATGESVQVFYDYKQGRSMAMPDQYAVKLKQYLW; encoded by the coding sequence ATGGTAGAGAAACGGAAATTTTTCCTGAAGCTGCCGGTTCGCTTCAGAGACCTTGATGCCATGGGGCATGTCAATAATGCCACCTATTTTACCTATATGGAGGAGGCCAGGAAGGAATTTTTCGGCGCGGTGTTCAATAGTAGCTCGCCGGATGATTTTCCGTTTGTCCTGGCCAGCATCTCCTGCACTTTTATCCGTCCTGTCCAACTGCGGGAGAGTATGCTGGCGGCGTCTGTCTTGGTTTCCCGCCTGGGGGGCAGGAGTTTTACCTTCAACTATGAAATCTACCGTCCTGATGATTCCGCATGGCTGTTTGCCACCGGTGAATCGGTCCAGGTTTTCTATGACTATAAGCAGGGTCGCAGCATGGCAATGCCTGATCAGTATGCGGTGAAACTGAAACAGTATCTCTGGTGA
- a CDS encoding 4Fe-4S binding protein: MAETKVGTFVVYCSPAGTTGHVAKVIGQTLAAAGDQVTSLDLGRDRGRAGEVLRQIADAAGNVCLYIGSPVYSSHALPPVMEFIARLPRRDLGYAVPFVTWGKATSGLALYEMGKSLNAQGFPVIAAAKVVAVHSLMWQVENPVGQGHPDAADDAMVRKLVGDVRGKMRGERPLTPLSDMALAYQSPAAHEEMMKLNLKVARTILPRRLVSEKQCSQCGVCVDECPGGAITLNPYPVFDDDCCILCFNCMRLCPLEAISADLTPIYDRIEMRGRQAAEQPLSQLFLDGD, translated from the coding sequence ATGGCTGAAACCAAAGTTGGAACCTTTGTGGTTTATTGTTCTCCGGCAGGGACGACCGGGCATGTTGCCAAGGTGATCGGGCAAACCCTTGCCGCCGCTGGTGACCAGGTGACCTCACTTGATCTGGGCAGGGATCGCGGCCGGGCAGGTGAGGTCCTGCGACAAATCGCCGATGCGGCTGGCAATGTCTGTCTCTATATTGGTTCGCCGGTGTATTCCTCCCACGCCTTGCCGCCGGTAATGGAATTTATTGCCCGGTTGCCACGGCGCGACCTAGGGTATGCCGTGCCCTTTGTCACCTGGGGGAAGGCGACCAGCGGTCTGGCACTTTATGAAATGGGCAAAAGTTTGAACGCCCAAGGTTTTCCGGTGATCGCTGCGGCCAAGGTGGTGGCGGTTCATTCCCTCATGTGGCAGGTGGAAAACCCGGTCGGCCAAGGCCATCCCGATGCGGCCGACGATGCCATGGTCAGGAAACTGGTTGGTGACGTGAGGGGAAAGATGAGGGGGGAGAGGCCATTGACCCCTCTGTCAGATATGGCGCTGGCCTATCAGTCGCCGGCCGCCCATGAGGAGATGATGAAGTTGAATCTCAAGGTTGCCCGCACCATTCTGCCCAGGCGGCTGGTCAGTGAAAAGCAATGCAGCCAGTGCGGCGTTTGTGTCGATGAGTGTCCCGGAGGTGCCATCACCCTGAATCCTTATCCTGTCTTTGATGACGATTGCTGCATTCTCTGTTTCAACTGCATGAGGCTGTGTCCGCTGGAAGCCATCTCTGCTGATCTTACCCCCATCTATGACCGCATAGAGATGCGGGGCAGACAGGCGGCTGAACAGCCTCTGTCGCAGCTGTTTCTTGATGGTGACTGA
- a CDS encoding 4Fe-4S binding protein, translated as MANRKHIIPLSRWRQLSQAVCLLLFLFLFSKTDYTGSDQLEYAVNIIFRFDPLIATAVMLAAKSVVLLLLPALILVALSLLLGRFFCGWACPLGTLIDLVHPLLKSHNPALDTRFPRLRYGILAFLLSAAFFGLPLVGYLDPFSLLVRGLTLAVEPAINHAATSFFTFTYQKAPALVNLVTEPLYDFLQATILPFSQKHYHLVYLSMAILATVFLLELNQRRFFCRNLCPLGALLGLLARFGLMNGAGGNDACGRCTTCRNICRMGAIDEQRHIDMAACTLCLECLDKCPRSTIIFNWKKPLTLQTGYSGSRRFFLGSLTAGALLPLFTNVRGLAKVTNQRLIRPPGALGEKEFLSLCVRCGECMKVCIGNTLQPVFLEAGIEGMFSPKVDSRLGYCEFNCTLCGQVCPTGAIRELQLTEKHTFKIGQAFFDKNRCLPYARGIPCMVCEEHCPTADKAIKFNETMATNDRGQQVQVKQPFVVAELCIGCGICEHKCPLPGAAAIRITNAGETRSPDKALPVASAGYG; from the coding sequence ATGGCAAACCGCAAACACATCATTCCTCTCTCACGGTGGCGGCAGCTGAGCCAGGCGGTCTGCCTGCTGCTCTTTCTCTTTCTGTTCAGCAAGACGGACTACACCGGCTCCGACCAACTTGAGTATGCCGTCAACATCATCTTCCGCTTTGATCCACTGATTGCCACCGCCGTCATGCTGGCCGCTAAAAGCGTTGTTTTGCTCCTCCTGCCGGCCCTCATTCTGGTGGCACTGTCCCTGCTCCTGGGCCGCTTTTTCTGCGGCTGGGCCTGTCCCCTGGGAACCCTTATCGACCTCGTCCACCCCCTGCTGAAATCGCACAATCCGGCACTGGACACCCGGTTTCCCCGGCTGCGCTACGGCATTCTGGCTTTCCTGCTGAGTGCTGCCTTTTTCGGCCTGCCCCTGGTGGGCTACCTGGACCCCTTTTCCCTGCTGGTGCGCGGCCTGACACTGGCGGTTGAACCGGCAATAAACCACGCGGCAACCTCATTTTTCACCTTCACCTACCAGAAGGCTCCCGCCCTGGTGAACTTGGTTACTGAACCACTCTATGACTTTTTGCAGGCGACCATCCTGCCCTTCAGCCAGAAACACTACCACCTTGTCTACCTGTCGATGGCCATCCTGGCAACCGTCTTTCTGCTGGAGCTAAATCAGCGGCGCTTCTTCTGCCGCAATCTCTGCCCCCTGGGAGCTTTACTGGGACTGCTGGCCCGATTCGGCCTTATGAACGGTGCTGGCGGCAATGATGCCTGCGGCAGATGCACCACCTGCCGGAACATCTGCCGGATGGGAGCCATCGACGAACAGCGCCATATCGACATGGCTGCCTGCACCCTGTGCCTTGAATGTCTTGACAAATGTCCGCGAAGCACCATAATTTTCAACTGGAAAAAACCACTTACACTTCAAACCGGATACTCTGGATCACGGCGGTTTTTCCTCGGGTCTTTGACTGCCGGCGCCCTGCTGCCGCTGTTTACCAATGTCCGGGGCCTGGCGAAGGTTACCAATCAACGGCTGATCAGACCGCCGGGAGCGCTGGGCGAAAAGGAGTTTCTCAGCCTCTGCGTCCGCTGCGGCGAGTGCATGAAGGTCTGCATCGGCAACACCCTGCAGCCAGTCTTTCTCGAGGCGGGCATCGAAGGGATGTTCAGCCCGAAAGTTGACTCCCGGCTCGGCTACTGCGAATTCAACTGCACCCTGTGCGGCCAGGTTTGCCCCACCGGCGCCATCCGGGAACTGCAATTGACGGAAAAACATACCTTTAAGATCGGCCAGGCCTTTTTCGATAAAAACCGCTGTCTGCCCTATGCCAGGGGAATCCCCTGCATGGTCTGCGAGGAACACTGCCCGACGGCGGACAAGGCGATCAAGTTCAACGAAACCATGGCAACCAATGACCGGGGACAGCAGGTACAAGTCAAGCAACCGTTTGTGGTGGCTGAGCTGTGCATTGGCTGCGGCATCTGTGAACACAAGTGCCCTCTGCCGGGGGCGGCAGCCATCCGGATCACCAACGCCGGGGAAACCCGCAGCCCAGACAAAGCATTGCCGGTGGCATCGGCAGGATATGGATAG
- a CDS encoding DUF362 domain-containing protein: MDRRTFLHHVFLWTAGLTVTIPRFRVSTAFAGQSSTSRLAVGKDIDYGLLVEKTLAALNGMNAFIRPGDKVVIKPNIGWDRSPEQAANTHPLVVKALVEHALEAGAAKVQVFDRTCNEQRRCYKNSGIEDTLKGLKNKKVSLEHIDQRKFVPVDLERGKSLSRMEIYRDVLEADSYINVPVAKHHGLSRLTLGLKNSMGVIGGNRGKLHFNLGQKLADLATVVRPTLTVIDATRMLLRNGPQGGSLNDVQISNTVIASADPVAADAYATTLFGLKPEEIASTKAAYDLGLGEMTIDNLQIIEV; encoded by the coding sequence ATGGATCGACGTACCTTCTTGCACCATGTATTTCTCTGGACCGCCGGCCTGACGGTCACCATTCCCCGCTTCAGGGTGTCGACAGCCTTTGCCGGTCAATCGTCCACTTCCCGGCTGGCAGTGGGCAAAGACATCGACTACGGCTTGCTGGTGGAAAAAACTCTGGCAGCACTGAACGGCATGAACGCCTTTATCCGGCCGGGGGATAAAGTGGTAATCAAACCCAATATCGGCTGGGACCGCTCACCGGAGCAGGCAGCCAATACCCACCCACTGGTGGTCAAAGCCCTGGTGGAACACGCTTTGGAGGCGGGGGCGGCGAAAGTGCAGGTTTTTGATCGCACCTGCAACGAACAGCGGCGCTGCTATAAAAACAGCGGCATCGAAGACACCCTGAAAGGGCTGAAAAACAAAAAAGTTTCCCTTGAGCATATTGATCAGCGGAAGTTTGTCCCTGTTGACCTGGAAAGAGGCAAATCCCTTTCCCGGATGGAGATCTATCGGGATGTCCTGGAAGCGGACAGCTACATCAACGTACCGGTGGCCAAGCACCACGGCCTGAGTCGGCTGACCCTGGGACTGAAAAACTCGATGGGTGTAATCGGCGGCAACCGCGGTAAACTTCACTTCAACCTGGGGCAGAAACTGGCTGATCTGGCCACCGTTGTCCGGCCAACCCTGACAGTCATCGACGCCACCAGGATGCTGCTCAGAAACGGTCCCCAGGGGGGCAGCCTGAACGATGTCCAAATAAGCAACACCGTCATCGCCTCGGCAGACCCGGTAGCCGCCGATGCCTACGCCACCACCCTCTTCGGCCTCAAACCAGAGGAGATCGCCTCAACCAAAGCCGCTTATGACCTGGGGCTCGGCGAGATGACCATCGACAATCTGCAAATCATTGAAGTTTAG